Genomic DNA from Halomonas sp. BDJS001:
GGCGAAGATTAATCATTTTTCTGACGATCCCATGTCAGTCGGGTGGCTTTTGAGAAGCGTTGGCGAAACACGCTGATAAACTCCTGGGCGAGCTGAGATACGGGTTGGTCACGTGGCGTTAGCAAAGCAAAATCCTCTCCTAACAAGGGAGAAAAAGGCCGTAATACCAAGTTCATGTCGCTGAAAGCTCTAGCGCTGATGGGGTCGAGGATCGCGATGCCCACTCCTCGGCCGACTAGCCGGATCGCTTGCAGGGCCAGCGAGACTTCTAAGCGCCGTCTGGGGAGTAACTGTCTTGCTTCCATCAACCGCTCCAGGTCGAGGCGCAAGGGATCCTGCGGCTCGAAGCAGATCAGGGTCTCATTGGCAAGATCATCCACTTCCACCGTGTCACGTTCCGCAAGGGGATGGCCAGAGGGTAGCGCGCATAGGCTGTCGAGATGAAATACGTCGCTGTTCATGCGGTCATCAATTGCAGAAACAATAGCAAAGCCTAAGTCACAGCGCTGGGTGAGTACGTCTTCTACTACCTGGTCTGAGCGGAAAGTGGCCAGCTCAATCCTGGCATCGGGATGGCCAGGCGCGAAGTCCGCCAATACATCGGGCAGGAAGGTCATTCCCAGCAAAGGCATGGCACTGATACGCAGCCCCCCGACTTCACGCTCGCTGATCCGCCGTGCGGTACTGCGCAAGTGCTCCATACCGCTCCATACCTTCTGTACCTCGCGATGAAATAGGCGCGCCTCCGGTGTCGGCACCAGACGCCCCCGAACACGCTCGAATAGCGTGAACCCTACGTCATGTTCCAGTTGCTTGAGCAGGCGCGTGACGCCCGGTTGTGCAATCAGCATACGCCTGGCGGCACCGGAAACAGTACCGATCTCCATGACATGCTTAAAAGCAAGGATCTGGCGGTCGCGCAAATGAAGAGAGGGCATAGTCATAACTTTTACGCATGAAGTGGACAATTATTGGTATTGGATCGTATAGCCTATCCCTACCTATAGTCGAGCTTACTTAAACTAGATTGAGCTAGCGGCATGCAATTTGACTTCTTAATTATTGGTGGTGGCGTAGTAGGCATGGCTGTTGCCTATGGCCTACTGCGCAGAGGTCAAAAAGTTATCATGCTAGACGAAGGAGATGATGTTTTACGCGCATCACGAGGTAATGCCGGACTAACGTGGGTACAAGGAAAAGGTATAGGCATGCCTCGTTATGCCGAGTTGAGTCTACAGTCGAGCAATGCATGGCCTTTCTTTGCTAGTGAGCTTAGCGAGCGCAGTGGTGTACTACTTGAATACTCTCGCCAGGGCGGTATTGATATTTGCTTTGACGTTCAGGAAGCCGAAGCACGTGTGGCCAACTATCGTAAACTTCAGGCTTCATCCCCCTATCTCGCACGCTATTTTCAATGGGAATACTTAGATAGACAGGCTCTGTTAACCCATCTCCCTGGCTTGGGCGAAAGCATTCACGGGGGCACTTGGTCTCCCCATGATGGTCATTGTAATCCGCTATTGCTTTTGCGAGCACTATTAACAGCCAGCCTTAAGATGGGTCTTAGCTATCACCCAGGCTGCTCGGTTCAGCGCCTCGAATCAAATATCGTTGGCTTCACTGCCAATACTCTAGGCGGTAACTTTTCAGCCGAGCGTATTATCGTAGCTGCAGGCCTAGGAGCGAAGCACCTCTCCCCCATGTTGGGCCTGAGCGGAGAAGTGTTTCCCTTGCGAGGGCAGATCCTCGTAACGGAAAAAATGCCTCTGATATCGCAACTTCCTACACCTCAGATAAGGCAAACCGGTAACGGTAGCTACTTGATCGGTGACACCCATGAACATGCAGGTCTAAACCGGGATGCGACTACCAGCATCATGGCGAAATTAGCAGCTCGTGGGGTGCGTATTTACCCGCACCTGAAGAACGCCAACATAGTGCGTGCTTGGGGTGCATTACGAGTAATGACACCTGATGGGTTTCCACTGTATGAATCGTCCAAAGCCTACCCAGGTGCCTATAACATCAATTGTCATAGCGGAATTAGTTTAGCTGCTTTCCACGCCGAAGAGCTGGCTCAAGCCTTGCTGCATGACCGATTGAGCCATGAATTTAGCGAATTTTCCAGCGCGCGCTTTAGCAAAATTAACTAACAAAAACTTTATACCGAGAGTACGACGCCTCACACAACCATCGATAAAACCAAGAGGAATACGAAATGCGTCAAGCCACCTGCTGCTTACTTTTCACGACAGTATTAATCGGCGGTCTCGCCCATGCTGATAGTAAACCACTACGTATTGGGGTCGATGTTCCCTATGCGCCTTATCAATATAAAGAGCCTGATGGCACCATCACAGGGTTTGAAGTTGAATTAGTCAATGCTGCTTGTGAACACATGCAGCGCGAATGCGAATGGGTAGAACAAGGTTGGGATGGAATTATTCCTGGGTTAATGGCCCGCAAATACGACCTTATAGCGTCAGCAATGAACATCACGGAAGAGCGTTCACGGCAAGTTAGCTTCTCGGCTCCCTACTACCAAGTACCATCCGTTTGGGTTAAAAACATAAATAACGAGTACGATCTAGAAGGTGACTTGGCAGATGTAGCAATCGGTGTGCAGCAAGCCACTATTCAAGATGAATATGTTACTACCTACTATCCTGATGCGGATATTCATCGATATAGTGATTCAGGCTCTGTAGTTACCGACATGCATGCGGAGCGCCTTGACCTTGTTTTCACTGCCTATTCTCTTGCTCAAGAAACGATGCTTCAAGACGAGCGTTTTATACAAACTGGGGATTTAATTACCGGCCCTGAGTCGATTTATGGCCCCGGTATTGGTGCTGCTTTCCGCCCACGAGATGAAGCGCTGATAGAAGCTTTTGATAAGGCGATGCAAGAAATTAAAGAAGATGGAACATTCGACAAAATTTATAACGATTATTTTAAAGATCAGTAACTAATGGTTATTTAGATTCTTTCCTAGGCACAACGCAACAAGCCGACCCAAGGGTCGGCTTGTTGCTTATTACCACTACTGACAGACTGCGACGCGGGAAAAGTGCGTTGTCTAGCGCTTAAAGCGCCAGGTCGTACTCAACGATCAGCGGTGCGAACTCTGAGAAGGTCGCATCGTAATCGATCCACGCGTCGACCACATGGCGGCGGAAGTTGGGGCCGACTAACTGATAGTCGATCCGCCAGCCTTCCTGGCGCTCACGGGGCACATCTTGGTCAAGCTTCGGCCACCAGGTGTACTCACCTGCATCGCGGTTAATTTCGCGGAAGGTGTCGATAAACCCGGTGGGGCCAAGCACCTGATCCATCCAGGCGCGCTCTTCCGGGCGAAAACCCGAAGTGAGCTGATTGTCCGACCAGTTGGCCAAATCGACGGTTTTATGGGCAATATGCCAAGTACCGCAGAGGATGTATTCGCGACGTTTGCGCGACATCTTCGTCAGGTACTCTTGGTACTGATCCATAAATGACTGTTTGGCTTTTTGGTCACTTCCATCAGGCATCAGGAAAGAGACGATACTGAAGCGTTCATAATCCGCCTGCAGAAAACGTCCTTCATGATCACACTGTGGAAACCCAAGGCCATACATAATCGCCTTGGGAATTTTGCGGCAATAGAGTGCCACACCGGAGAAACCGTCCTCTTCGGCATCCAGGAAGTAGCCTTCATAGCCTTCCGGATAGAGAATGTGGTCACCCAGTTCAAAACTTTTTGCCTTGATGTTCTGCACGCAGACCACGTCGACATCCTGCTGAGCCAGCCAGTCCAGGAAGCCACGATCGACGGCATCACGAATACCATTGACATTGATGCTGGCAATTTTCATAAATCGTCCCTTTTGCGTCGCTGCTGTATGATACCCGACGTTTAGACGTTTGGGTAAAGGCAGCAGCTAAAACTTGCCATTTACCCTACTTTTATTGTTGCTTTCGTGCCGATTTAAACCTACCGCCTAGTGAGGAATACCGTGGCTACCACTCTACAACCCTACCAGCGCGATTTCATTGCCTTTGCCATTGAGCAGGGCGTGCTTAAGTTTGGCGAGTTTACGCTTAAATCCGGCCGCATTAGCCCCTACTTTTTCAACGCCGGCTTGTTTCAGACCGGCCGTGCGCTGGCCAAGCTGGGGCGTTTTTACGCCCAGGCGATTGTCGATAGCGATTTAAACGCCGATGTACTGTTTGGCCCGGCCTATAAGGGTATACCGCTCGCAGCCGTTACAGCGGCGGCCTTGGCCGATCATCACGATCTGGATATGCCCTACTCATTTAACCGTAAAGAGGCCAAAACCCACGGAGAAGGGGGCAATATCGTTGGCGCACCTTTAGCAGGCGATATTTTAATCATTGATGATGTGATTACCGCAGGCACCGCGATTCGCGAAGTGATGACGCTGATTGAGCAGAGCGGTGCCC
This window encodes:
- the pyrE gene encoding orotate phosphoribosyltransferase, which gives rise to MATTLQPYQRDFIAFAIEQGVLKFGEFTLKSGRISPYFFNAGLFQTGRALAKLGRFYAQAIVDSDLNADVLFGPAYKGIPLAAVTAAALADHHDLDMPYSFNRKEAKTHGEGGNIVGAPLAGDILIIDDVITAGTAIREVMTLIEQSGARAAGVIIALDRQERGQGEQSAIQEVQAQYAMPVVSIVTLEQVLTYLEEHAGAEMLAYAEAIRAYRDRYGITH
- a CDS encoding exodeoxyribonuclease III yields the protein MKIASINVNGIRDAVDRGFLDWLAQQDVDVVCVQNIKAKSFELGDHILYPEGYEGYFLDAEEDGFSGVALYCRKIPKAIMYGLGFPQCDHEGRFLQADYERFSIVSFLMPDGSDQKAKQSFMDQYQEYLTKMSRKRREYILCGTWHIAHKTVDLANWSDNQLTSGFRPEERAWMDQVLGPTGFIDTFREINRDAGEYTWWPKLDQDVPRERQEGWRIDYQLVGPNFRRHVVDAWIDYDATFSEFAPLIVEYDLAL
- a CDS encoding transporter substrate-binding domain-containing protein, translating into MRQATCCLLFTTVLIGGLAHADSKPLRIGVDVPYAPYQYKEPDGTITGFEVELVNAACEHMQRECEWVEQGWDGIIPGLMARKYDLIASAMNITEERSRQVSFSAPYYQVPSVWVKNINNEYDLEGDLADVAIGVQQATIQDEYVTTYYPDADIHRYSDSGSVVTDMHAERLDLVFTAYSLAQETMLQDERFIQTGDLITGPESIYGPGIGAAFRPRDEALIEAFDKAMQEIKEDGTFDKIYNDYFKDQ
- a CDS encoding NAD(P)/FAD-dependent oxidoreductase; translation: MQFDFLIIGGGVVGMAVAYGLLRRGQKVIMLDEGDDVLRASRGNAGLTWVQGKGIGMPRYAELSLQSSNAWPFFASELSERSGVLLEYSRQGGIDICFDVQEAEARVANYRKLQASSPYLARYFQWEYLDRQALLTHLPGLGESIHGGTWSPHDGHCNPLLLLRALLTASLKMGLSYHPGCSVQRLESNIVGFTANTLGGNFSAERIIVAAGLGAKHLSPMLGLSGEVFPLRGQILVTEKMPLISQLPTPQIRQTGNGSYLIGDTHEHAGLNRDATTSIMAKLAARGVRIYPHLKNANIVRAWGALRVMTPDGFPLYESSKAYPGAYNINCHSGISLAAFHAEELAQALLHDRLSHEFSEFSSARFSKIN
- a CDS encoding LysR family transcriptional regulator — encoded protein: MTMPSLHLRDRQILAFKHVMEIGTVSGAARRMLIAQPGVTRLLKQLEHDVGFTLFERVRGRLVPTPEARLFHREVQKVWSGMEHLRSTARRISEREVGGLRISAMPLLGMTFLPDVLADFAPGHPDARIELATFRSDQVVEDVLTQRCDLGFAIVSAIDDRMNSDVFHLDSLCALPSGHPLAERDTVEVDDLANETLICFEPQDPLRLDLERLMEARQLLPRRRLEVSLALQAIRLVGRGVGIAILDPISARAFSDMNLVLRPFSPLLGEDFALLTPRDQPVSQLAQEFISVFRQRFSKATRLTWDRQKND